The DNA region TTCCTTTGATCACTTATTTGAGGGGGTTACAGATGGGAGGAAGACGTCAAAGAATGCAGTAACTGAAGATTCtgaagattttgatgatgaagatgctGTATTGTCTACTCCTAAGGCTGGAAAGAGGATGATGTTACCCACTACCAAACATACTCCTAAGAGGAGGAAACTACATAGACCTAGTAGCCCAGCCTCTGTCCCCAGCTTGACATCGCCTCCACCTGCTGTATGTACATGTAATCACAGTAAGGACATGAAGGAGCTGAAAAGAGAAATAACTCTTTAGATCAAGCAGCTGACTGATAATATGGAGAACAAATTTGCCATATTATTAGCCAAACTACAAAAGGTGGATGAGAAGAAGCAAATAGATGAGGATGTAGTGGAGAAGATGGTGGATGACAACCTCAATGTTGATGATAATAACAACAAGGTATTGACATTACGCAAAGGAAGCATTACGTGAAGGCCTTTAATTGACATGTTTTTCATTCTATCCAGGTTATGGATGAGGATGACAAGATTGGTGATAATGATAACAACAAAAAGGTGATTACGTGAACCATTACGCGAAGGAAGCATAAGCATTACGTGAAGCATGTAATtcacatgtttttattttatgcaGGTTATGGATGAAGATGAGAAGCTTGTGGATGATGAGAAGATGGGGAAGAAGCTCGAGGATGATGACAATGTCAAAGAAAGCAACAAAAACGTGATTACACGAAGGAAGCATACGCATTACGTGAAGCCTCTAATTCACAGTTTTTTCATTTTATGCAGGTTATGGATGAAGAtaagaagatggatgaagatGAAAAACTTGTGGATGATGAGAAGATGTGGGAGAAGCTGGAGGATGATTACAATGTCAAAGAAAGCAACAAAAAGGTGATTACGCGAAGGATGCATAAGCATTACGTGAAGCCTctaattcacattttttttcattttgtgcAGGTTATGGATGAAGTGGGGAAGAAGGATGAAGATGACAAAGTCAatgataataacaataaaactGTGAAGTCGAAGAAGTTAATGTTTGGCAATGACAAGGATGACAATGATAAACCAATATTGAAGGAAGAAACGGTCGTTCAAATTATGCGCAGAAAGAAGAGGAGCATAAAACTTAAAAGTGATACATGGAAGGATGTATTGAAAGAAGAGGATGCCATTGTGGACAATGTATTGGAAATAGAGAAGGAGaaagagaaggagaaggagagggagaaggagaaggagaaggagaagactATGATGAGGCAGACTCGACAACAGAAGAAGATGGAGGTGcaagaggatgatgatgatccacTTAAACAATTGAACACTCCAAGAGCATCATATATGATATCAAGTAATTCTGCATATGTAGTATTTTGGGGAACCATCATATATTTGCATGAATTTGATTCAACTTGAGCTACAACTTCAACTTTGGATGAGTTTGCAACAAAAGAACTAGCACCATTAGTAATTTTCCACTCTCCTTTAAACATAACAAACACTTCGGCAATTGAAAATAGTACAAGgtcaaataaaaactattacGCGAAGACTAATAATAGTTGAAATTGAGCTAGACAATTGAGGAGCATTATGCATCAAAGTCCATTAATTGTTGTTTGTGTTTATGTATAAACTATTACGCGAAGGCTAATGAGAGTGAGCCATTAATTCAGCTTAAACCCTAACTGAAATTATAAGTTTGCTGTAACTTTGCATCTAAATGCAAGGGAATTATACTTATAACTCTAGTTATTCATGATCTTATCTTCCTTGTATATGCAAAATCACTAACTGTATATAAATATACTCTTTCATTCAAAAGCTCTGTTAGCTGTTAATCTCAATactaaaaaatatgaaatagttAGAATTTGAGAGTGAGCCATTAATTCAATTCGCGTAATGATTCTCTTCGCGTAATGAGTCAATTCGCATAATGACAGGAATGAGATGACGGAAATGATAAAAACAGAAGGATACCAATATGAAAAGCTATAAGAGTTTGAGAATAACATATTTTGACCATTTCTAACATAATATGACAAGCATTACATAAAAAGGAACGTTGACATACCTATTTTCAAAACCTGTAAATCGGGAAACTGCCAAACATGTAGGGATCGGCGGTGGCGACAGTGGTGGCGAAGGAGTTGACCAGAATCGAGAGGAATACAAACTGGATCGAACAACAaagagattgaagaagaagaaaagggcTTAAgcgaaagagaaagagaaagaagataaaaaatgaaaaaaatcctTTTATAAGACGTATTACGCAAAGCCTTACGCGAAACAATGATTACGCGAAGTGAACTGATTACGCGAAGGGTTAATTGTTACGCAAAGGAAAATCATGGGTATTTTCGTCCGGGAGACCCATTTGGGCAATGTTTTATGGTTTTGTCCATTTGAGGAATTTCGAGGTTTATGAAACCCAATTGAGCCAATTTCCTAATTCATGGTATTGACTATGATGAGATATTTTCACCAGTTATTATGAAtagatccattaggataatcctagctattgctgcatattatgactatgaAATATgacaaatggatgttaaaacaacttttctaaatgattttttagaagtggatgtgtacatgacacaatctgaaggttttgaagatccAAAACATACTGGGAAAGTATGCAAGATTA from Impatiens glandulifera chromosome 5, dImpGla2.1, whole genome shotgun sequence includes:
- the LOC124939152 gene encoding histone-lysine N-methyltransferase, H3 lysine-79 specific-like, whose product is MENKFAILLAKLQKVDEKKQIDEDVVEKMVDDNLNVDDNNNKVMDEDDKIGDNDNNKKVMDEDEKLVDDEKMGKKLEDDDNVKESNKNVMDEDKKMDEDEKLVDDEKMWEKLEDDYNVKESNKKVMDEVGKKDEDDKVNDNNNKTVKSKKLMFGNDKDDNDKPILKEETVVQIMRRKKRSIKLKSDTWKDVLKEEDAIVDNVLEIEKEKEKEKEREKEKEKEKTMMRQTRQQKKMEVQEDDDDPLKQLNTPRASYMISSNSAYVVFWGTIIYLHEFDST